The following coding sequences are from one Candidatus Eisenbacteria bacterium window:
- the purC gene encoding phosphoribosylaminoimidazolesuccinocarboxamide synthase — protein sequence MERRELLYEGKAKQVYRTDDPGLLIQRFKDDATAFNAQKRGTIASKGVLNNRMSEVLFKLLEEQGVGTHFVRRLSDRDMLIRACEIVRIEVVTRNIVAGSLAERLGRAEGELLPEPIVEHYYKDDALGDPLINDGHIDLLHLATPAELQFMNQCALKVNAILREFLDARGIVLVDMKLEFGRHDGKILLADEICPDTCRFWDKETGEKLDKDRFRQDLDNVEEGYQEAARRICGIAA from the coding sequence ATGGAGCGGCGTGAGCTTCTCTACGAAGGCAAAGCCAAGCAGGTCTATCGCACCGACGATCCCGGTCTGCTGATCCAGCGTTTCAAGGACGACGCGACGGCGTTCAACGCGCAGAAGCGCGGGACGATCGCCAGCAAGGGCGTGCTGAACAACCGCATGTCCGAGGTGCTGTTCAAGCTGCTCGAGGAGCAGGGCGTCGGCACGCACTTCGTCCGGCGCCTCTCGGATCGCGACATGCTGATCCGCGCCTGCGAAATCGTGAGAATCGAGGTCGTCACGCGCAACATCGTCGCGGGGAGCCTCGCGGAGCGGCTGGGGCGCGCCGAAGGCGAGCTGCTGCCGGAGCCGATCGTCGAGCACTACTACAAGGACGACGCGCTCGGCGATCCGTTGATCAACGACGGACACATCGACCTGTTGCACCTTGCGACGCCGGCGGAGCTCCAGTTCATGAACCAGTGCGCGCTCAAGGTGAACGCGATTCTGCGCGAGTTCCTCGATGCGCGCGGCATCGTGCTGGTCGACATGAAGCTCGAGTTCGGGCGCCACGACGGCAAGATCCTGCTCGCCGACGAGATCTGCCCCGACACCTGCCGCTTCTGGGACAAGGAGACCGGCGAGAAGCTCGACAAGGACCGCTTCCGCCAGGACCTCGACAACGTCGAGGAAGGCTACCAGGAAGCGGCGCGCCGCATCTGCGGTATCGCGGCGTGA
- the purS gene encoding phosphoribosylformylglycinamidine synthase subunit PurS: MAGVRARVYVTPKRGILDPQGKAVQQGLHALGFVEVGDVRVGKYLEMRLKDVSRDAGAERVRAMCERLLANKVIEDYRVEVDEEAR; the protein is encoded by the coding sequence ATGGCGGGCGTGCGGGCACGGGTCTACGTCACCCCGAAGCGCGGCATCCTGGATCCCCAGGGCAAGGCGGTGCAGCAGGGCCTGCACGCGCTCGGCTTCGTCGAGGTGGGCGACGTCCGGGTCGGCAAGTACCTCGAGATGCGGCTGAAAGACGTCAGCCGCGACGCCGGCGCGGAGCGCGTGCGCGCGATGTGCGAGCGCCTGCTCGCCAACAAGGTCATCGAGGACTACCGGGTCGAAGTGGACGAGGAGGCGCGCTAG
- the purQ gene encoding phosphoribosylformylglycinamidine synthase subunit PurQ gives MRWGVVVFPGSNDDRDVLRVAGRVLGDDAVALWHKERDLRGCDAVVLPGGFSYGDYLRCGAMAACSPIMDAVKQHAEQGGVVLGTCNGFQILCEAGLLPGALVVNRSLKFICEIVNVRVETTDTALTYGCRTGEVLSLPIKHGEGCYVADEATLAALEERGQVVFRYADRSGRVTAESTPNGSLNGIAGVCNAGRNVVGLMPHPEHASERLVGCEDGLKLFRSVQAWVGRGARVPRREPSVVSGP, from the coding sequence GTGCGGTGGGGCGTCGTCGTCTTCCCCGGCTCGAACGACGACCGGGACGTGCTGCGCGTGGCGGGACGCGTGCTCGGCGACGACGCGGTCGCGCTGTGGCACAAGGAGCGCGACCTGCGTGGCTGCGACGCCGTGGTGCTGCCCGGCGGCTTCTCGTACGGCGACTACCTGCGCTGCGGAGCCATGGCGGCGTGCTCGCCGATCATGGACGCCGTGAAGCAGCACGCGGAGCAGGGGGGCGTCGTCCTCGGCACCTGCAACGGCTTCCAGATCCTGTGCGAGGCGGGATTGCTGCCCGGCGCCCTGGTCGTCAACCGGAGCCTCAAGTTCATCTGCGAGATCGTGAACGTGCGGGTGGAGACGACGGACACGGCGCTCACGTACGGTTGCCGGACGGGCGAAGTCCTGTCGCTCCCGATCAAGCACGGCGAGGGGTGCTACGTCGCCGACGAGGCGACGCTCGCCGCTCTCGAAGAGCGCGGCCAGGTGGTGTTCCGCTACGCCGATCGCAGCGGCCGCGTGACGGCCGAGAGCACCCCCAACGGCTCGCTCAACGGCATCGCCGGCGTCTGCAACGCGGGGCGCAACGTCGTCGGGCTCATGCCGCACCCCGAGCACGCGAGCGAGCGGCTCGTCGGCTGCGAGGACGGCCTCAAGCTCTTCCGCTCGGTGCAGGCGTGGGTCGGCCGCGGCGCCCGCGTCCCGCGCCGCGAGCCCTCGGTCGTCTCCGGCCCGTGA
- the purL gene encoding phosphoribosylformylglycinamidine synthase subunit PurL: MTRPDVTVDTAVGQGLTAEEYAKIVELLGRTPTFEEVAVFGVMWSEHCSYKSSRHWLKQLPTTGPQVLQGPGENAGAVDIGDGLAAIFKIESHNHPSFVEPFQGAATGVGGILRDVFTMGARPVAIMDSLRFGSLDHPRTPFLTRGVVAGIGHYGNCIGVPNVGGDAAFDAAYDHNILVNAFTLGIAPADRIFRAKAAGPGNPVIYVGSRTGRDGIHGASLLASASLDALAEEKRPAVQVGDPFTEKLLLEACLELMRTEHVVAIQDMGAAGLTSSSVEMAGRGEVGVVIDLDQVPLREDGMTPYEILLSESQERMLLVAKQGSEDAIAEIFRRWDLQAVAIGRLTDDGVWRCRWHGKEVCAIPAGALTDAAPVYRRPAEEPARLNEVQQLDLRAVREPTDCTQTLQALLESPNLCSREWIYRQYDQFVGGNTVVRPGGDAAVVRVEGTRRGLALAVDCNSRYTRLDPYVGAVIAVVEAARNCVAVGARPLALTDCLNFGNPERPEIMWEFQQAIAGIRDACLALGTPVVSGNVSFYNETEGRNIPPTPTIAMVGVMDDVEQYLTPWWKSEGDAIVLLGRTREELGGSEYLAVMHGQTRGTPPWIDLEAERRLHRVVLAAVQERLLRSAHDVAEGGLAVALAECCFGGLRLGARVALEGGMRTDALLFGESQSRMLVSVRRKSVNQLKELARQEDVPCTVLGEVRGHSVAIDGLVDLPIEPARERWRRALERRVGG, encoded by the coding sequence GTGACCCGCCCGGACGTCACGGTCGACACGGCCGTCGGGCAGGGGCTGACGGCCGAGGAGTACGCGAAGATCGTCGAGCTGCTCGGGCGCACGCCCACGTTCGAGGAGGTCGCCGTCTTCGGCGTCATGTGGTCCGAGCACTGCTCGTACAAGAGCTCGCGCCACTGGCTGAAGCAGCTCCCGACGACGGGGCCGCAGGTGCTCCAGGGGCCGGGCGAGAACGCGGGCGCCGTCGACATCGGCGACGGGCTCGCGGCCATCTTCAAGATCGAGAGCCACAACCACCCGTCGTTCGTCGAGCCGTTCCAGGGCGCGGCGACGGGAGTCGGCGGTATCCTGCGGGACGTCTTCACCATGGGCGCCCGGCCGGTCGCCATCATGGACTCGCTGCGTTTCGGGAGCCTCGACCACCCGCGCACCCCGTTTCTGACCCGCGGCGTGGTGGCGGGGATCGGACACTACGGCAACTGCATCGGCGTGCCGAACGTCGGCGGTGACGCCGCCTTCGACGCCGCCTACGACCACAACATCCTGGTGAACGCGTTCACGCTCGGGATCGCGCCCGCCGACCGCATCTTCCGCGCCAAGGCGGCGGGGCCGGGCAACCCGGTCATCTACGTCGGATCGCGCACCGGACGCGACGGGATCCACGGCGCGAGCCTTCTGGCGTCGGCGTCGCTCGACGCGCTCGCCGAGGAGAAGCGGCCCGCCGTCCAGGTGGGCGATCCGTTCACCGAGAAGCTCCTCCTGGAGGCATGCCTCGAGCTCATGCGGACGGAGCACGTGGTCGCCATCCAGGACATGGGGGCGGCGGGCCTCACGTCGAGCTCGGTCGAGATGGCCGGGCGTGGCGAGGTCGGCGTGGTGATCGATCTCGACCAGGTGCCGCTGCGCGAAGACGGCATGACGCCGTACGAGATCCTGCTCTCCGAGTCGCAGGAGCGGATGCTCCTCGTCGCGAAGCAGGGCAGCGAGGACGCGATCGCCGAGATCTTCCGCCGCTGGGACCTGCAGGCGGTCGCCATCGGGCGCCTGACGGACGACGGAGTCTGGCGCTGTCGGTGGCACGGCAAGGAGGTCTGCGCCATCCCGGCCGGCGCGCTCACGGACGCAGCACCCGTCTACCGCCGGCCGGCCGAGGAGCCGGCGCGTCTGAACGAGGTGCAGCAGCTCGATCTGCGGGCCGTGCGCGAGCCCACCGACTGCACGCAGACGCTCCAGGCCCTGCTCGAGAGCCCGAACCTCTGCTCGCGCGAGTGGATCTATCGCCAGTACGACCAGTTCGTGGGCGGCAACACGGTCGTGCGCCCGGGGGGCGACGCCGCGGTCGTGCGCGTCGAGGGCACCCGGCGCGGGCTCGCGCTCGCCGTCGACTGCAACAGTCGCTACACGCGACTCGATCCCTACGTGGGCGCGGTCATCGCCGTGGTCGAGGCGGCGCGCAACTGCGTGGCCGTCGGCGCGCGGCCGCTCGCGCTCACCGACTGCCTCAACTTCGGCAATCCCGAGCGCCCCGAGATCATGTGGGAGTTCCAGCAGGCGATCGCCGGCATCCGCGACGCGTGCCTCGCGCTCGGCACGCCGGTGGTGTCGGGGAACGTGAGCTTCTACAACGAGACCGAGGGTCGCAACATTCCGCCCACGCCGACGATCGCGATGGTCGGCGTCATGGACGACGTCGAGCAGTACCTGACGCCGTGGTGGAAGTCGGAGGGCGACGCCATCGTGCTGCTCGGCCGCACGCGCGAGGAGCTGGGCGGCAGCGAGTACCTGGCCGTGATGCACGGCCAGACGCGCGGTACGCCGCCGTGGATCGATCTCGAAGCCGAGCGGCGCCTCCATCGCGTCGTCCTGGCGGCGGTGCAGGAGCGCCTCCTGCGCTCGGCCCACGACGTGGCCGAAGGCGGGCTCGCCGTCGCGCTCGCCGAGTGCTGCTTCGGTGGCTTGCGGCTCGGGGCGCGCGTCGCCCTGGAGGGCGGCATGCGTACGGACGCGCTCCTGTTCGGGGAGAGCCAGTCGCGGATGCTCGTCTCGGTGCGTCGCAAGAGCGTCAACCAGCTGAAGGAGCTGGCCCGCCAGGAGGACGTCCCGTGCACGGTCCTCGGCGAGGTGCGCGGCCACAGCGTCGCCATCGACGGGCTCGTCGACCTGCCGATCGAGCCCGCGCGCGAGCGGTGGCGGCGCGCGCTCGAGCGACGCGTCGGTGGCTGA